The DNA segment CTGCGATGATTGGCGGCGACCGCCGCCTGCAACACGGGAGGCGGCGCCGGCGGCTGCTCCTTGCGCGTGAAGCCGCCGATGGTGAGTGCGTTCCAGCTCTGCGACGGATCTTCCAACGGTTGAGAGGGCAGAACGTCCACAGCCATCCCGCCGGAGACGTTTCCGGTGGCGACGACCATCAGGCGCTTCGGTCGTTCGGATGCCGCAACTTTGTCATCAGCCTCGCCAGGCATCGCCCCGGCGATGATCTGATCCAGCGCACCGCTCCAAGTCGATGGTCGGCTGGGCGGGAAGTCTGTCGCGGAGGTCGCGATGCAGAAACTGCGCAGTGCGTCCGGCCGCTCGATCTCGACCGCACTGACCGCGCCTTGCGTGACGACCCCATAGCTGGGCGGCTTGGTCGGCGGGAATCCGTGCGGTGGCAACAGTTTCATGGATTCCGCACCGTGTGTCAGCGTGACCGGACGCGCGTCGTTCATCAAGGATTCGAGATCGCCATATAGGACGAGGCCTGCCAGCGGCGTGCCGTGACCGCCGTTCGGCTGATGGTCGTCGGCGCCCCAAGCCGCATCATAGGCCCACGCGCCACGCAGGCCGGGAGCGATCAGGGGATGGGCGGCGGCGACGCCCGTGTCGAGCATGCAAACCACTGGGGCATCGTTCGCGGGCGCCGAGACCCTCTGCGACAATTCGGCAACCCAATCGTGCTGACCCAGCCCCGTCTCTCCACGATCGAGAAACGGTTCGATCGTTCCTGTCGCGCGCCTGATTTCAGTGATGGCGCCCGGTACGCGCGTCGCGAAGAGTGCAACCGTTGCAGCAGTGCCGTGCAGAAACAGGACGGTCGTGTCGGGGAAGATCAGGCGGTCGTCATGAACATCAATATTCACATTGCGCGCCGCGTTGACGAGGCGATCTGCCAAGGCCACAGGCTGGCGAACCCACAGCTCCCACCAAACGATGTCCGGCGTGGCCAGGTCCACCGCGCCCGTGAACAATGACCCGGTGTCGATCGCCCGGACCTCCTCGACGACCTCGAAGCGCTCGACATCAGGCCGTCGTTGATTGCCCGGATCGCGGCCATATTCACTGATACGGCCTTGCAGAAAGGCGCGCGCATCATCCGGCACAAACAGCAATGCGCTCTCCGTGCGGTCGTCGTTCCGTTCGGAACGGAGCACCACAACGTCCTGCGTAGGAAACTCAAGCGCTGTTGGAACCTTGACCGCCTTGGTCCGGGAGTCCTCGGCTGGCGGCAGCGTCGTGATCTCGACGATCGTGCCGGATTTCAGGCCCTGAACGGCAAGACGCGGATCATCGGCCGGCAGTGGAATATCGCCGAGCGCAGCGGCGAGTTGATCAAGCAGATGTGCGGCGTGCGCAGCATAGTCGCCGCGAAGCGGTTTGCGTTCCTGATTGCGTGATGGGAAGGTATATGCTGCCGTCTCACGGAAAACGTCGATCGGTATGTGCTGACGGTCTCTCGTGTCGAAATTATCTGGCTCCGCCATAAGTACTTGCTCGTTTGTTCGAGTTCCAGTCTATCCGTTGGCGGAGCCTGCCTAACGGCTGGATTGACGGCGGAACTTACCCTTTAATGTTTGTCGGTTCTGCAAAGCGCCTTGTAGCGCTTCAGGCGAGGCCTTCGACGCCCCTTCAAGGATAGCGTCCTTCACGACGGCATCTGCGGCACGAACCAATTCGCCCTGGCTGAGCCCCTCCAGTGCCGTTTCGAGTGCAGGCCACGCCTTTGCGGCGAATTTGAATTTGCCAAGGCGGCGCTCAACGATCGCGCGGGCGGCCGCGACGTCCGGCAGCGTGTATTCGATCACCTCATCGAAGCGCCGCGCCAGCGCTTCATCCAGGATCTCGACGTGGTTCGTCGCCGCCAGCACGAGGCTGTCGGTCGAGTTTGGCTCTTCCATAAAGGCCAGGACCGAGTTCAACACCCGGCGGATCTCGCCGACATCGTTCGGGTCGCCTCGGCGAGCGCCGATCGCGTCGAACTCGTCGAGTAGATAGACACCGCGTGTTTGCGCGATTTGATCAAACAGCAGTCGCATCTTGCCGGCTGTCTCGCCGAAAAAGCGGCTGAACAAGGCTTCGAGACGCACAGTGAAGAGCGGCAGGCGCAATTCCCCGGCAAGCGCCGAGGCGGTCATGGTCTTACCTGTGCCGGGCAGACCGACGAGCAGCATATGTGTCGCCGGCGTCTGGCTGTGTTCGCGCAAGGTTGCGCGTTCCTGTTGCTGGCGAACGATCCGCCCAAGCCGTGCGGCGATGTCGTCCGACAGCACCATGCTTGACAGCGTGACCTTGGGATAGGCGCTCTCGACGAGACCTTGCAATTCGCCCCGTGGCCGAGCCAGCGGAATCGGCGTCTGCCCGCCAGCGGGCTTTCCGACATGGCGCTGGTCTCTAGCCTTCTGGACGAGGCGCTTCAGCTTTTCGGCATCATCGGCCCGACCTTGACGGGCTTCCTGTGCGGCGATCTGCAAGGCGATCGACAGAAGCTGATCTTCATCTCCGTCGATATGCGAGTTGAGGAGCGCGAGAATTTGCTTGGTAGACATGCTCGCCTCCTTTCTTCGATTCGGCCTCGCTATACTTTTATATGCTTTAGATGCCACGGGCGATCATCGGCTCGAGATGACGGTATCTCAGAAGTCTCCCAAAAGCCACCGTTTCCTGTGGTTCTCCGGCGCTCAGGATCGTCAGGGACACTGCTGGGTTTGTCCGATACACGCCTATCAGACGTATGGCGATCGGCACCAGCCACACTGATTGCTCGATATAGCCACCGATACCTACCCGATTGCCGCCAATGCGATGCAGTTTGAGAGCTTCCGACCACCAACGAAAAGGCGATGGCCGAAAAGCGTCCGGAGCGAGATAATCGCCTGCTGCTAGCTCAACTGCCCACGGGGGTGGCGATAGACCCGGCGTGCCGGCTGTTCGAGCCGGCCCAAGCCGACATATTTGGTGCGTAGCGAGGTACAGTAGTCGCGCGCAGAGAACCACGCGGAATCAACGAGCACGCCTTCCGGGAGGAGGCGCTCAAGCTGCTTTAGCTTTCCCACGCTTTGCTCGCTCATGGTGGCGCCAGTTTGAAAATTTATCGGTTAGCGTCACATCGGTTAGCAAATGTGGCATTTGGCAAACCCGCGGTCTTCGCCTTGATACAAATCCTCGGAGTCTGATGGCTGAAGACTGCGGTTTAGTATCAGCAGCCAGAGAGGCCTAGTCCGTCTCGGCCCCCTTAGTCGGCAAGGCCAACCCGCCGTCGCAGCGATATAGGATCGAGGTGGGTGTATTGATTTCGCCGATTTTGACGGTACTTTACGGGAGCAAAAGATTCGAGGTCTGAGGTCTACGCCTCACCGCGAAACGGTCGATAGATACCGATAGTTCACAGAATTTTTTCTGCGCTAAAATTGCCTAAAAATCCCGCAAAATTAAAAGGATAGATTTTTGACGGCCTGCGCCTCGGCGCTGGCGGCCAAAGAGAATATTTTCTACAATAAAATCAATCGCTTATTGTCGAAAAAATATTAGAGTGGGAATAATTCGCGCCTATCCAAACGCCTGGCCTGCCCCGATTGAGTGGTCCAGTTTGACCCTAATGCATAGTCGGCCTTTCTTCGGTTGCTTGTGCGGCACCTTGAGCCCCTCCCGCCGCCAGATCCGCTCCACCCGCTTGACGTTCACCGCCCACCCGGCGGCGTGCAGCAAGGCCGTGATCCGGCGATAGCCATAGCGTCCGTACCGGGTGGCGAGTTCGACGATGTCCGCGGTCAGGGCCGCCTCGTCGGCACGGCCCTCCGGCACCTTGCGTTGGGTCGATCGATGTTGCCCCAGAACCCGGCACGCCAGCCGTTCCGACACGCCGAGCTTGCTCACGACGTGTTCGACGCAGCGACGGCGCCGGGCGGGGCTCAGAAGTTTCCCGCCGCAGCTTCCTTCAGGATCAGCTTCTCGAGCGTCAGATCCGAGACCGCCTTCCGCAGCCGCTTGACCTGGTCGCTCTTCAGCCCGCCGAACTCCTTGCGCCAGCGGTAATACGTGAACGACGTCACCCCGATCGCCCGGATCGCTTCGGCAACGGGGCGCCCCTGCGACACCAGAACGTCGACCTGCCGAAGCTTCGCGACGATCTCTTCCGGCTTGTGCTTCTTCTGCGCCATTGCGCCATCCTCCAAAGGCCCGAAAGCCTACTTCACGGAGAACCACTTTTCAGGGGGCAGGCCACGGCGGCGCATTGCTGTGGGGCGGTGGCGGACCGATCCACAGCATCGCCTCCTCCCGAAGCGCTGACGGCGACGGCCCCATGGCGATCCGTGCGGTGGGTGCGAGCCAATCCGGATGACGATCCAGCCAGCGAACCACCACGTCGATGAGCGACGTTTGGAAATTGAAGGCCGGCTTATAGCCGGGGAGCCAATCCTCCCCGAGGCCCTTTAGCGCTGCGCTGATATTCTGGTGCTTGTATTCTATCGAACCCCGGGGTCGCCCAGTTACCGCCTGCAGCAGACGATTATGCTCGGCCTTGCTGTAGGGGCGGCCGGCGATGTCGTCGGGGAGCATTGCGAAGTAGTCCGCAACGATCGCGTCGTTCTGCTCTTCGGTCCAGACACCAACCATCTCCTCCATCGCTTCGCCTATCTCGCCAAGACCTCTTCAAGCTGTTTCACCAGTGTCCCCCGCTTCTCCGCACTCAGGCTATCGAGATTCTGTTGCCGCCATCGCACGGCCGGCAGATCAGCGGCCGCTTCCAAGCCGATTGTCGACCAATCGGGCTCGCCTCGTTCGAACGCCAACAAGAATTGGCGGTGAGGATCAGGCATTGAGCCGACGATTTCGCTGATCAGCGCTTCACGCGCCGCCAGAAGGTCGTCGAGTGCGACCGGCTACCGCGTCATGCCAACAAAGCCACGCTCGAACTCAGCCTTGATGTCTTTGCGGCGAGCCGCCAGCACCTCGGCCATGGGGCGGTCGTGGCTGATGAGGTAGATCAGAAAGGTCCGCCGGAGCGCGTCGTCAATTCCTTCGTTTGCCAGGAGGTCGCGCGCATCGAAGAGGTCACGTGGATGCTGCCGGTCGAACGCAGCGACGATCTTCCCGGCGTAGAGATCCGGAAACGAGACGATACGCATTTCTGCGAAACCAAACTCGTCTTCGACGCCGGAGGAGACCGGACGAAAGTCGGGTTCGAACACGTAGCCTCGCAAGACCGGCGTGACCTCGATTTTGATCTGCGCACTATCGCTGCGAACCACTAGCTTGGTGATGACATTTTCGCGCGAGCGCGATGGCGTGACGCGGGCACCACGAACCGCTTCAGTGATGCGCTCCGCGATGCGCAGCATCGTCGCATCGATTGCGGCTAGCGAAGCCGCGCGATCCTGAACCGGCAGATAGGTGAGGTCGATATCGACCGAAAGCCGTGGCAGGTCGCGGATGAAGAGATTGATGGCTGTGCCGCCCTTCATCGCAAAACACTCTTCCGCTGCGACGGAAGGCAGCGTGCGGATCAGGAGCGCCACCTAGTTACGGTAGGCATCAGCAAAAGCCATCAGGGTGCCTCGTCCAGTTCTTTCGGCACGGTGATCTGATAGGCGGGATCGTAGCGCCCCTCCTTGACCAGCATACGCTTGCCCGAGCCAAGATCGATTGCAGCGCGCTCGATGTGCTTGAGCCATGCGTGGCGATGCCGATCGGCAAAGAAGAAGAAGAGGCGCTTCACCTTTACGCT comes from the Ancylobacter pratisalsi genome and includes:
- a CDS encoding S8 family peptidase, whose amino-acid sequence is MAEPDNFDTRDRQHIPIDVFRETAAYTFPSRNQERKPLRGDYAAHAAHLLDQLAAALGDIPLPADDPRLAVQGLKSGTIVEITTLPPAEDSRTKAVKVPTALEFPTQDVVVLRSERNDDRTESALLFVPDDARAFLQGRISEYGRDPGNQRRPDVERFEVVEEVRAIDTGSLFTGAVDLATPDIVWWELWVRQPVALADRLVNAARNVNIDVHDDRLIFPDTTVLFLHGTAATVALFATRVPGAITEIRRATGTIEPFLDRGETGLGQHDWVAELSQRVSAPANDAPVVCMLDTGVAAAHPLIAPGLRGAWAYDAAWGADDHQPNGGHGTPLAGLVLYGDLESLMNDARPVTLTHGAESMKLLPPHGFPPTKPPSYGVVTQGAVSAVEIERPDALRSFCIATSATDFPPSRPSTWSGALDQIIAGAMPGEADDKVAASERPKRLMVVATGNVSGGMAVDVLPSQPLEDPSQSWNALTIGGFTRKEQPPAPPPVLQAAVAANHRSPFSRGSQSLPDDLTPIKPEVLFEAGNMMSDAAGFCGWDPSVSLLSAGSDVAGEPLVPFWATSAAAGMAGNFVGRLQAARPDLWPETHRALIVDSARWPEPIRKKFIGTGAHWKTGKAATKAKKQAMLREFGYGVPEIGRAVLSARNDTTLVAQAELQPFAIGADGRTGVFNEMHFYDLPWPKTALEQLENEIVTMKVTLSYFIEPNLTGKAATRPDTYRSFGLRFDMKKRTETSARFRSRISASQAKDGTEADGETSCWLLGPKAVQAGSLHCDLWRGRAIDLAGHDAIAVYPVGGWWKSHVGQKRVADKARYALIISISAPGQQVDLYSEITTLVDAKEIEVLLS
- a CDS encoding AAA family ATPase produces the protein MSTKQILALLNSHIDGDEDQLLSIALQIAAQEARQGRADDAEKLKRLVQKARDQRHVGKPAGGQTPIPLARPRGELQGLVESAYPKVTLSSMVLSDDIAARLGRIVRQQQERATLREHSQTPATHMLLVGLPGTGKTMTASALAGELRLPLFTVRLEALFSRFFGETAGKMRLLFDQIAQTRGVYLLDEFDAIGARRGDPNDVGEIRRVLNSVLAFMEEPNSTDSLVLAATNHVEILDEALARRFDEVIEYTLPDVAAARAIVERRLGKFKFAAKAWPALETALEGLSQGELVRAADAVVKDAILEGASKASPEALQGALQNRQTLKGKFRRQSSR